A section of the Hevea brasiliensis isolate MT/VB/25A 57/8 chromosome 17, ASM3005281v1, whole genome shotgun sequence genome encodes:
- the LOC110658168 gene encoding rRNA 2'-O-methyltransferase fibrillarin 2, translating to MAPPRGRGSGGGFRGGRGDGGRGRGGGRGGGRGFGDRGSAMKSRGGGGGRGGRGGGRGRGGRGGGMKGGSKIVVEPHRHEGVFIAKGGKEDALVTKNLVPGEAVYNEKRISVQNEDGTKLEYRIWNPFRSKLAAAILGGVDNIWIKPGAKILYLGAASGTTVSHVSDVVGPTGVVYAVEFSHRSGRDLVNMAKKRTNVIPIIEDARHPAKYRMLVGMVDVIFSDVAQPDQARILALNASYFLKAGGHFVISIKANCIDSTVPAEAVFESEVKKMIQEQFKPTEQVTLEPFERDHACVIGGYRMPKKQKTAA from the exons GCCGAGGCAGTGGTGGTGGATTCAGGGGTGGCAGGGGTGATGGGGGAAGAGGTAGAGGCGGAGGGAGAGGAGGTGGAAGAGGTTTCGGGGACAGAGGAAGTGCCATGAAAAgtcgtggtggtggtggtgggcgTGGCGGTCGTGGTGGAGGAAGAGGACGTGGTGGACGTGGTGGTGGAATGAAAGGTGGGAGCAAAATTGTGGTAGAGCCTCATAGACATGAAGGAGTTTTCATTGCTAAGGGTGGGAAAGAAGATGCTCTTGTCACTAAAAATCTAGTACCTGGTGAGGCCGTCTATAATGAGAAGAGGATCTCTGTGcag AATGAAGATGGTACTAAACTCGAATACAGGATTTGGAACCCATTCCGATCAAAATTGGCAGCTGCTATTCTTGGTGGTGTCGATAACATATGGATT AAACCTGGTGCTAAGATTCTCTACCTTGGAGCAGCTTCTGGTACTACGGTCTCTCATGTGTCTGACGTTGTTGGTCCT ACAGGAGTGGTCTATGCAGTGGAATTTTCTCACAGAAGTGGCAGAGACTTGGTTAATATGGCAAAGAAGCGAACAAATGTGATACCCATCATTGAAGATGCCAGACATCCAGCCAAGTACCGCATGCTTGTTGGCATGGTGGATGTGATATTTTCTGATGTCGCACAGCCTGATCAG GCAAGGATTTTAGCATTGAATGCTTCATACTTTCTGAAAGCTGGAGGCCATTTTGTCATTTCAATAAAG GCAAATTGCATCGACTCTACTGTTCCTGCAGAGGCTGTATTTGAAAGTGAAGTAAAGAAGATGATACAGGAGCAGTTCAAGCCTACTGAACAGGTCACGCTTGAGCCATTTGAGCGAGACCATGCTTGTGTTATTGGTGGTTACCGAATGCCAAAGAAACAGAAAACTGCTGCTTAG